One window of Nymphaea colorata isolate Beijing-Zhang1983 chromosome 11, ASM883128v2, whole genome shotgun sequence genomic DNA carries:
- the LOC116263592 gene encoding transcription factor MYB86-like — translation MGHHSCCSKQKVRRGLWSPEEDEKLFNYVTTHGHGCWSSVPKQAGLQRCGKSCRLRWLNYLRPDLKRGNFSAEEESLIIELHRTLGNRWAKIAKHLPGRTDNEVKNFWNSCIKKNLVSCSTDRPTDSNKSELIANSNEIQSISMHLMNPNMIPSQDLMSMSVSDCAPPVNQNLDGHEVSAADDRAEWNAAPCAWSFNDQNHMSTLYHDNGVTPACYVQGNNSEFTGASSNYQLCSPSASTLMPKLCDFKGADEYGMLTYQNEATLNIEDDPYFASTSCHDAFEPYVALDNMQYVDSIVAGSSSPYENVLTRASFPPK, via the exons ATGGGACACCATTCTTGCTGCAGTAAGCAGAAAGTTAGAAGGGGACTTTGGTCTCCCGAGGAAGACGAAAAGCTCTTTAACTATGTCACTACTCATGGTCACGGTTGCTGGAGTTCTGTGCCCAAACAAGCAG GCCTTCAAAGATGTGGCAAGAGTTGCAGATTAAGATGGCTTAATTACCTAAGGCCTGACCTGAAAAGAGGAAACTTCTCAGCAGAGGAAGAGTCTCTTATCATCGAGCTCCACAGGACACTTGGAAACAG ATGGGCTAAAATAGCCAAGCATTTGCCTGGAAGAACAGACAATGAAGTGAAGAACTTCTGGAACTCCtgcataaagaaaaatttgGTCTCCTGCAGCACAGATCGGCCAACGGACAGTAACAAATCAGAACTTATAGCAAATTCTAATGAGATTCAATCCATAAGCATGCATCTCATGAATCCTAACATGATTCCTTCTCAAGATCTAATGTCCATGTCTGTCTCAGATTGTGCACCGCCCGTCAATCAAAATCTTGATGGTCATGAAGTTTCTGCTGCCGATGACAGAGCAGAATGGAATGCTGCACCATGTGCATGGTCTTTCAATGACCAGAATCACATGTCAACTCTCTACCATGATAATGGAGTAACTCCTGCATGCTATGTTCAAGGAAACAATTCAGAGTTTACTGGCGCCTCTTCTAATTACCAGTTGTGTTCTCCATCTGCATCCACGTTGATGCCGAAGCTATGTGATTTCAAGGGCGCTGATGAATATGGCATGCTAACGTATCAGAATGAGGCTACTCTTAACATTGAGGATGATCCTTACTTTGCATCTACCTCATGCCATGATGCGTTTGAACCATATGTAGCATTAGATAACATGCAGTATGTTGATTCTATTGTGGCAGGATCATCTTCTCCATACGAAAATGTCCTTACGAGGGCAAGTTTCCCTCCTAAGTAA